The Candidatus Hydrogenedentota bacterium sequence CGCAGCCGGCGGTCACGCCGGAAACGGTTCTGGCGCCGGCTGATCGTTCATCCTTCCGGACCACGCGCAAATAACCGCTCCGGAAGAAACCGTAATCCTCCGCGACCACCCGGCGCAGAAAATCGGTTGCCAAGGCCGGGCGTCGCACCTCGACGTGCAGCCGTTGTTCCGGATGGTCTTCGTAGGCATCCACGATGGTCCGGGCGATCTCGGTGAAAGAATCCGGTCCCGCCTCGAGCGTCTTTGGCGCATGGCGACTCCAATCGGCGTCACGCAAGGCAGCCATCATAATCGCGCGATCCGTGCCGGTGAATCCCTGCGGCAAAAAAACACCGTCCAGATCGAATGAACCGAACGCAATACCTTCGTAAACGATTCCGCCAACCTCGCGAGCCCGAAGCGTGCGCACGCTTTCCCGAATCAACCGGCGTTCGATATGACGTCCGGTGTAACGGCCCAACACATGAAGAAACGAGATATAACCGGTGCGATGACGCACATGGGACATAAGCATGCCCGCGGCCTTGACGCCGTCCGTGACCGCGATAACATCCACGCCGTTGTGGGCAATGGCCGAACCGAGGATTTTCGGCCCGGTCACGCGATAATACGC is a genomic window containing:
- a CDS encoding GNAT family N-acetyltransferase, with the protein product MFHLERLRRLPSNTDEFVEEIADGISGLYGPESAAYYRVTGPKILGSAIAHNGVDVIAVTDGVKAAGMLMSHVRHRTGYISFLHVLGRYTGRHIERRLIRESVRTLRAREVGGIVYEGIAFGSFDLDGVFLPQGFTGTDRAIMMAALRDADWSRHAPKTLEAGPDSFTEIARTIVDAYEDHPEQRLHVEVRRPALATDFLRRVVAEDYGFFRSGYLRVVRKDERSAGARTVSGVTAGCEVAPGHGFVLQVAVRRDCRRQGIGTMLVRDLMHAFWRAGMRHAALGVTLDNPARALYEGLGFRIVRPVRVYTWWRPVRKKGEGNENR